The DNA region GTAGCAGAAGTAGGATCGATTCGGCACAGTTGCATAAGTGAATCATGTGCCTATCGAGGATGCAAGGTGACATTCCATACTGCCAACCCTTCTCCGCAAGATGGTAAAGAGCTCTCTTGCTTCATTTTGGCTTTGGAATGTAGAGATTGTTCCTCTGAGCTTCAAAAGAAGACATTCAGTGCTTTTGTCTTTTATTCTCTCAAAAAGCTGTCTTTCCTTTTCGTTTATCTGCCACTAAACCGGCTCTTCTTTGAGTTCAGAGAACAATATGCCCGTGACGATTCGATTTCCCTGCGAAATCGTCGATTCCACATTCATAGAAGCCGAGTAGAACACCGCGGGATACGATACTGTGCTTTGACCCTCTTTTGACGCTCCTTGATGTCATCATCCAACCGGGTTATTTCGCCGTTAAAATTGCTTTGAGAATACAATGCGAAGAATGGCTCTCGCGAGCCGTCACTCTTGTGAATCCTGGTGGTACTCTCTTAGTTCTTGGAAGCGGAGAGAACGATGAATTGAAAACCTAGCTGTCAGGAAGAACAGGGTTGAAGCAGTCAATCAACGGCAATATCAAGGAGAGACGCCGGAATCTACATGATATTGCTAAGATCATTGTACCATATTCCTGTTATCGTTATCTTTACTGATTCTCTAGAGTTTAGAGGTAGACAGACATTCCCAGACGCTTTGCGGCACAATAAACACGGCTGCAATGCGCTTATAAAATAATTACTTAGAGAGCAATAAGgattgcttctttttctagCGCCGTTCTATACCGCATGTCCAAGACATATAAAAACAGTCATCTCCGCAGTTCCTCAACCTCTCATCTCACCCCAACATGACTACCAAACAAACTAACACCATCCGAAATCCCGGATCCATCTAATTTTGAGGTCATGAATTTATCCTTCTTCGCCAAATGCAGCCATCTACCTTCACCAGCAGAAGTCCGAGCACAGGCCAAAGCCGAACATCTCGCAGGAATTAACCCAGACGAGAGAACAGTTCAGGATGGATTTCATGACCTCCACCTGTGCTGTTTGAAGACATGGGTCTATTTGTCAAATGGGGAAGCGACACATATCTGTCAGAGGCACGGTGCTTGTATGCAATTGGCAGGCTTATCGGGGATATCGAAACGGTTCCTGAAGTATATGGTTGGCATACGGATGGGGACGAGCGGTTCGTTCACATGGAACATGTTCAAGAACAAACTTTGGAGCAGTATGGGACACAATGGAACCCGATGAATGAAGCGCAGTCTGCTGCTAATTCCCAGCGAGCCTAAAGAAGCTACGCCAAGTTGAGCAGGATCCTCTAGACCCATTCATAGGTAATTCCTCCCTATTAAGACACAATACCTTGTAAGATCTAACTTCGCTTCTCCTCAGGCAACATTTCCCGAGGACCCCTCTACGACAGAGCCTTCCACATAAGCTACATGTCTGAAGCAGGCTCATTCGCGACAGTCCTCGATTTCCACAACTGGTTCACATTCCTCCACCGGAGAATAATGCCCGATCCCTACTCCGTCACCATCCAACCATTTCGCCATAACTTACCGGATTTCAGCACCATTGTGTTTACACATAATGATTTCCATCGCAGTAACATTATTGTAACGCCCTCTTGACCATATCGTCTTCTGGCAATTGTCGATTGAGAGTAGTCTGGTTGGCTTCCAGCTCACTGGGAAGCTCGCAAAGCATTGTGGAGTGTTGGTTGGGAGGAAGAATAATTTAGAAGTATTTGTCGATAATCTTAGATCTATATAGTAGCACTTGCGAGCCGTGGGACTACTATACTTTGGCCATGGGGTGTTAGTGGTTCTTAGGAGCTGGCGTCAAGCTACTTTTGTACAGACAGTGTTGAGGGAAATAATAAATGCCTTTGATATCATGCCTTCTCAAATACCTTTGGAGCATCCTGAACAACCAAACCAGCGCTAGATTCAACAAACCCTTCCTTGATAAGTTTCTGCACATACTTATACAGCCAATTCTGGCAATTAGGCGCCTACCCGCAGTCAGCCACGGCAACCGCAACCCCTACACCAACAAATACCTCCGAATCAAAAGGCTTAGCACTCCGTCCAGGCGGCTTAACCACCGTCGCAACAGACTCCAACCGATCCCGAGCAGTCGTATCAATCGACCGCTCCGTACCGGCAGGATCAGCTACATATTTATCATCAACTTCAGCCAGCGGGGTGAGTTTGTATTCGGAAAGCGTATCACTGGCGATGTTATAGTTGCGCACGAATTGGAGGTGGAAGCCTGTTGCTGGGTTTCCATCAACTTGGATGAGCTTGCCTAGGATGTCTGGGTTGAGTTTGGGGATCCAGATGGCGTAGTGGGCGGGTTTGGGGCCGTTGTTGAAGAGGGCTAGGTAGATGGTGCGGGTCATTGTGGTACTATATATTGATGGCAGGTAGGTCCTGGTTGAAGTTGGCAGTTAGAATTGAGAAGCGTTGATGACTCCTGGGACTCGATTATGTCCTGAAGGATTAAGCGCTTGGACTGAAAGTCAGTTTTCATTATCCGTAAGCGCCTAGACGACTGGCATGTGACCTCTGGCAATATATGGTTCCCTTTAACGGCCATTTCTATCTTGAGATACGAAGCGACCATGGCTACAGCATCAaatattgatttgtttgtacgTAGTAGGTAACAGTGAATTGAATCATGGGATGTGTATATTTTCGTCTAATATACATTTGTTTACAGCGCTCAACGCGTACATAACCACCATGGATTCAATTATCTACAttcaaaagaaaatatgggATGATTGAATGGAAACTCTACCCCCTGTATTCGTACTCATCTGCACCCCGAAAATCACTGATGTAATCCAAGCTCTCTCCATACCCCATAGTTGCAACACCCCTTCCAGTGACATCATCTCCACTTCATCCCCGTTTCCTGTACTTCAATCACCGATTCCCAGCACTTTACAAAAACACCaaatcaagaaaaaaaaataagagAAACGAGAAGAACGAAAATGGCTGTCCCGTTCATCCCCATCTTCCCGATCTGCTTCCAGTGCGGAACGGACCAGAATCCGTGCCGGTGTAAGGTTGTTGGGCCGACGATTGGTATGTCTCTTATTTGCTGTATAACTGCTTGATTGGGGAATTGCTAATAGTGTCAGGTTTTGTGGTTACTATTGTCGCGGCTGTATGCATTGCCAAATAACGCGCACGATGTGCAATGGACTATGGTGCTGACATTAATACAGGTCGTCTGCTATCCCGCCTCTCTCTTCTGCGGCTGCTGCATGACCAAGACTGGAAAAGAGTGAGTAATTTCTCTTTCCGATCCAATCATTGGACGAGCTGACGATGCAGTGTGCTTGCGTATCCCGTGAAATTGAACGCGCAAGTTAGCGATCTCATACCTATATGACATGGAGTTTGCGGGGTATAGGAGTACAAATAGGTAGTTAATGTATTTGAATTGTTATGAACTACGACATGTGCGATGCGAATTCAGTTCATCACCAGATTAATTAAACTAGTCCTAGGGTAATAGTGGACATCCAACAGCAGCAAGGTATCGAGAGAATCATCGAAAACATTGTAACAAACCACACAATCTCGAACAGAACATAAGGTAAACGACATCAAATCGTAAACATAAACTACAGGATATATAGCCGCCAGTCAATGCTTAGCATTTATTTGAACttctccttgagcttctggaaGAGTCCACTGCCGCGgtgtttcttcttctgctccttgGCCACGTCGTTTGCTTTCCCTTGTGCCTGGTCGGCGTAATCCTTGCGAACGGTTCCGTTACCATTACCATTCGTCGCGGAGGTGTCACCAGCGCCAGTCTGCTTGGACTCTCCCAGTTTAAATCCATCCTGCTTAGGCTCAGAAGACTTAGTTCCAGCCTGTCCTGCGCCGGCCGCCGGCCCAGAAGTGGATCCAGATTTTCTAGGTGGTCCTGTCAAGCTGCTGTGTTCACGCGTATCGGTACGAGTTCCTTCAGAGACGGCTTTCCCAATGTCTTTGTCCTCTGCCCCCGTTGCGGCACCAGCTCCTTCGGCGGCAGAATTGTCTTTGGGACTAGAGACCTCGGGGGCTTTGGACTCGGCTGGACCTGTTGTGACGGTTGGGCCTGCAGATAGAGGAGAAGACACACCTGTAGCGTTAGAAGCCTCAGGCGCTTTGGCGCTGGCAATCCCGGTCGTGACTGTTGGCTCCGATGGAGATGGCGAGCGAGGGGACAGTTCTCCTGACTGGGATGCACCGCCAGTAGCGGCAGGCGCAGTCTCTGTTGTTGCGGCGGTGGTCGTGGGAGCTGGTGTTCCGCCTGCCTCGCTAGGCTTGACCTTTCGTTTGAGCTCGTCTTCGaactctttcttctcctccacgGCACCTTTGTCAGCTGCGGCTTCTGGGTCCCGGTGTGCCTCGGAGATAGAGTTCTTCACCCTGTCTGGAACCTCGCTCACCGCACCAGCACCGCTGGTGGAGTTCTGTTTTTGAGATTCGAGAGGAACGGCAGAGGCGAGACCAACAGTGGTCGCGGATGGTGTGGCAGTCTCAATGGTGACGCCTGTGTCTGTCAAACCGATACTTTCGCCGTCGACTGGTAGACCAGATTCGGGGATGATTTTACTCTGACGACGTCCGCCGGTGGGGTTGGAATGGGACGCAGCCGGGTTTGTAGCGGTAGGCAGTCCCGCGAGCGAGCCACTTGGGTCCTGCTCATACCCGGCTGGATCAGTGCGGACCGTCGACTGGACGGTGTTCGAGTGAGTGGTGTTGGGGTCGGGAACCTTCTCTCCCGGTTTCAATTTGATAGGGTTGCTCGCACCGCTGGAGGCAGGAATGGGGTTTACGGAGAATGTCTCTGCCTCAGTTGCAGGCGTGTCGGGGAATGAACCAGGCACGCCTTCATTATTTCTGTTCTCAGATGGGACTTGCTTCGCCAAGTTGGCCGTTGTTGACTCGGGGGCAGCGGAGGATAGGGTGGAAGCTTGCTTCTCGCTTTCCTTGGGAACGTTGGCTGCCAGAGCAGCCGTTGATGAGTCTGGAGTCACTCCCGACATGACTGCAGCACCAGCGAGTTGAGGGATATCGGTGATTGTAGAGGTGTCTTTAATCTGATCACGGTAGAGAACGTTATTGATATTGCCGCCGACGCTTTCCTGAGGGGTACTGCTATCGGTAATCCAGTTACCATCCACGACGAACTAGGATAAGTATAAAAAGTTAGTTCAAAGTAGACACGCCATGCTGACGTTAGAGAAGGCTAAAATGACTTGAGCAGGTAAAACGTGATCGTAGAGGGCAAAAGCGAGTATGACGTCAGGAGTGGCTTGACAGGCCGGCATTGAAACATTGGTAGATACACACTTTGTACTGTATTTTCTCGTCCGTCTCAGGAAGTGAGATTGTCTTCTCAAAGACATCGCCAACTCTGTCAAGTCGAACGGTCTTCCCCCAGTCGTCAAAGGTGCCGGTAACAAAAACCTCGTTCCCATTATACGGCCTGCCATACCAAAAGCGCGTTCAGTTAGTAACTGAATGATCATGTATTTTTGCCATCTAGATGAGTAATAAAAAACAGTTTCTGGTCGATCAAGGCACGGTGGTCGATCCAAATACGCCATACCATGGACCGTGACAGCAGTGTAGTAGTCGCATTGGACGGAAGTAGACTCACCATCGGAACGTGAAGCTGCCCATTTTGGCGGGTGGGAAGAGTGGGTAACTTGCTAAGAGACAGAGAATCAATCACGGGTGACACGAGATTCAAGAGCCAGAAATGACTCGCTAGCAGTAAGTGTATATTTTGTATGATGAAGTACTATGGGGAGTGTCCAGTGGAGAGAAAAAATAGCGAGAAGGCGCGATGATATGAAGTCATGTGGTCAGCCTCGGCTTGTTACAGTACGGCAGCGTACAGAGTATATGCAGAAAATTAcgactacagagtacaaaaGAAAGTGACAATGAAATCTGGACTGGACTGGATATTTCTATAATTATCCTCTATAGAAATAGAGTTGATGTTCTGGTTTCTGGCTGTTTTTATTGTTGTAATGGCTGTGATGGCACTATACGTTTGTTTCACTGTACATGAAAGTAGCAGTATCCAAAGCACGGAATATGGGACTCTACCTTTCTTTAGGATTCCTACTCAACTAGCTTTGATTCTAGATTctttttattcttctttgCTTTTTATGGACAACCCGACTAGGAATATAAGAATGTCCGTTTGCGGCATTCGCAGTGGTATCCCGGGGATGGATGACTTCAACAGCTGTGACACTACGTTTCCATTGGATATATAGCAGATAAAAATCAACTATATAATCTTAAGAAACTTCAAAAAGGGGCCAAGACAGCTATAGAGATAAGAGACTTAAGTGTCATGCCACGCCTATGCTCCGTACAAACTTTCGTACAAACTCCGGAATCGCAATGTTCTAGAAAACACCTGGAAAACAAATGGCCGGTCCTTGCATTCTGCACCAACAACCCTGGAGAGAAATTGCTTTTCCAGATGCAATAGCGGGCTCTGAACTGGGGATAGAAGCTGAATCTGAGGTTTAATCTCACAAACCATTCTTCCTGTTTATCACGAAGCCACTATTGGGGGATTATTGCCTGCTAGTCCTGCTGCGGCCGCTTTGGCTAGTGACGTCGATCCCGAAGCTGCTGAAGTCCGTGTGCTGCAGAAGGATACAGTAGAAAGAACATAAAAATGCTTAGAATAAAAGAATAAAAGCGAAAGAATGAAAGAATTTGAAGACCATTGCAGTATAGTATCTTCAAGTGTTATCAAGACTGGCTCCATAAACAAGAAACGGTGTTGAATCCACTGACTCTAGCTTTCCGTCACTTCCTGCTCCTCCCCGCCCTTTTCGCTctcgctctctctctcttcccctcttccttcctctctcctACACTCCCACATCTTCACTcttatttcttcttcttctctatCCTAATCTCATTATTTCCTGTATTTGTGCCATTTTTGGCTTCATTTACAGCCATCACCCCCATCCAATCCTCCATCCGATAACATCACCGCTCATCTCCCGGTCGGTTGGAGCTCTCCCGTTGCTATAATAACCCCGCCATCTGCCTTGTGGCCGTATCCAAAACACCCaatttctctctctctctttatTCGACACTTCTTTCAAGAAGCTTCAGCTCTCAGcaaagaaacagaaaagaaagaaggaatcCGCTGAAAAACAGGTCAAACGTAGGTTGCGACTGATGTCCCAGTTAAAATTACATGGCCGATACCCACCCTATCATATCCTCTACACTCACACCCCTTATCCTACCCCGTGTTCTATAAATGTTCCCTTTTCCCCCATCAATAGATTGGATTCTCCCGTGTTCTAACCTGGCTTCTGACTTCCTTCCAGAACCTTTCCCGTTTCTCTCTTCGCTCCCCGCGATTTACGTCGCACCGTCCCAACCTCTAACCCCTCTCGTCGTCCGTGCGGCCGGAGTGGTGTCCTCTCCGGCCCTTTTTTCCAGCAACATGGCAGACAATTCGTCGTTCCCGGGTACCAACCCTTTCTTGAAGGTgtccagcaacagcagcaaaggTGACTCGTCTCCCGTGTTCCAGCAGATCTCGGAAGAGGACGAATATGAGGTGACGTCACCAACCGATGCCACCTTCAAGAGCGCCAACGTCGGTGCCTCGTCTGGAACAGCTTATGGAGGCAATTCTCGTGATGAAGAGGCAGCAGCAAGAGCATCAGATACTGGTATCCGGTTTGGTCGGAGCCCGTTCAGCCaagatggagatgatgaCAACGACACTTTCGGCAAAGCGCCAGAGCCGACTCGTCCCAGCGGTTTAGACCCCGGGTTCCCCAGCAACTATGCGCTGGGTCGTCGCACTTCGGTGTCAGCAGAGTCGTTGAATCCCACTTCCGCCGGTTCGGACAGCTGGACGCCCCCTCACCATCCCAAGTCTGAAGAGCAGCTCTCTCGCTTGCGGACTGCCGTCAGCGGAAACTTCCTCTTTGCCCACCTAGATGATGATCAGTTCAAGACCGTGCTGGATGCGCTTGTCGAGAAACCTATCCCCGCCAAGGATATCAAGGTCATCACCCAGGGTGATGCAGGTGACTATTTCTACGTTGTCGAAAAAGGTAGCTTTGACTTCTACATCCACCCCTCCGGATCTGTCCAGCCCGGCCCGGATGGCATGGGTAACAAAGTAAGCTCTACGGGCCCCGGAGGCTCCTTTGGTGAGCTGGCTCTCATGTACAATGCTCCACGTGCCGCGACCGTCGTGTCGGTGGAACCTAAGAGTACCCTCTGGGCTCTGGACCGCATTACCTTCCGCCGGATCCTCATGGACTCAGCTTTCCAGCGTCGTCGCATGTACGAGGCTTTCTTGGAAGAAGTCCCCTTGCTGTCGTCTCTCAAGCCGTACGAGCGGTCTAAGATTGCAGATGCGCTGGATGCTATCAAATATTCGGCAGGTTCCACTATCATCACGGAGGGCGATCCAGGTGATGCCTTTTATCTGCTCGAATCGGGTGAGGCTGAAGCATTCAaggaaggcgaagaaggctCCGTGAAAGATTACAAGCGTGGAGACTATTTCGGTGAACTTGCTCTGTTAGATGACAAGCCCCGAGCCGCCAGTGTCGTCGCCAAGACCGATGTTAAGGTTGCCAGGTTGGGTCGGGATGGTTTCAAGCGGTTATTGGGACCTGTCGAGAAGATACTGCGCAGAACTGAATATGGATCCCGGCCTAACACCGCAACATCGACATCGTAAGGTATCAATCTGAAACGAGGAGGTGAGGTTTTGTTGTTTCATATGTTCATGAACTTGGTCTtttggtttggtttgtttgTCAGGATTTCTGCATAATAATGATTCCAGTCTCATTCACGGATTCAGTCATTGGGAAATTATCAAGAGAATCTTCTGTCCCTGTCGTCAACGCAATTGGATGGAGTCTTCGTGCATGGTGATATTATTAAGTTTACTTTTCTTATCTTGTTATTGGATTTGATTTCAACGGTGTCTTTTCTACTCAGGGTTTGGGCTTCTATCCCCGGCCGGCACCATGCTGGACGTACCGCACCGGCAAACTGTCGTTGACTTTGTTTTTGTCTCGTAGCATTATTTCCACTGTTTCAATACAAAGTATTTCTTAAAATGACCACAATTTCTGAAGGCCAAGGAATTATTGTACACAGTCAGTTGATCAAAGGAAGTATGCTACCTCTCAACCACGAGATCGCTTCTCAATACCCATTTCTCCCCATTTAGAACTTCTTTGCCCTCATGCAACATGCACCGGTCCCCATGCCGATGTAACAAAGCCATTCCCATCCCGGGGTCAACTGAAATGGGCTCCGGATTGCGGTTCCAGCGACTGGGCTCGGGATAGAAGACTGTCTCTCCGCCAGTGCAGTTGGATAGATAAATGAGGAGAGTCCAGGTCGTGCGAGCCTGAATGGGAGCAGTCTGTTTATTTTCAAAGGTAACGGTATTCGCATCGTCATCTATCTCGTTAGCTCCCAGCACCCACTTTCTCTTGAAAAACCAGGGAGTACTCACAATGCTGGGCAAAGAACTGCCCCGGCTTATACCGATAAACCCTGATATTCGAATTCAACCCCAACGGCTCCCCACCCCACATCTCCTTGAcactcctcctcttctccccctcatcctgatcataatcatcatcctccatcCGCCCCGTTAGTACCAACTCCCGCAACGCCGTGGAATTCCACAACATCTCCGCGAAAACCGCATCCTCAATCTGGAAGCGGTCGTTTACGCGGACTGCCTCGTCCTTTTTTGGCTTGCCGGGGGTTGTAGTTAGCGGGAGGGATGCTAGGAAGGAGATGTAGGTTTTGCAGAGATTGGCAGTGAAGTAATTGGGGATTAGGTAGATTTGGTcgtggaggagggggattAGGGATAGATCTGAGGGGGGGACGAGCGGACGAAGGGGAGGCCAGTTGATGAGATTTCTGCCATTGCTAGTATTGTTGCCGTTGCTGTTGGCGGTGGGTTTGAGATTGGGTTGGGTATCTTTTTTGGATTTGTTTTTTGGGGgcattttctctcttttatttctttATGCCGTTCTTGTCCTTTTATTTCTTGAGCGGTGGTGATTCACTGGGATTAATGGCAGTCTGAGAGATTACTTGCATACTAAGGTTGAGAGGTGAATCTATCGATCTTCACTGATACTGAGCCTCCGGATTATTTGCAGTGGAGCTAGTGGGGCCGAAAAACTCAGCAATGTATCTACATTTCTGCTTGTTTAACCTACAATAAACTCGATTTGGCATATGACTGTATATTACTGTCTATCTCACCACAATACTATTATATGCACTACAAAGATGCCTTGATCCAAACAGGATTGTATAGAAAACCGGAACAATAATCCTCCACAGGAACGGAAAATCCCTGACGGTCCAATCAGCGCCCGCGCGGCCCCGGCATTGAATTTGCTCTGCCGCCTCTCACCGCCCAGCGCTTTCAGAgtctctcctctcctcctccaatCTTTCCCTGTCCTCCGTTccccaaaaaagaaaaagagaaaaaaaaggttCCTTACATTCTCCCTCCCTTCCCCCTCTTCCCTTCCCTCCCTTCCAGCTGCAACTGGCTTGTCATGTCGTCGCAGACCATGACAGCGCCAGCGCTGGGTCATCGTCCTCCCCCTCCTAATTCCGGGCCCGACATGCCCTTCTACGACGATTATACCCACCCCGACAACCGCGATATTTCCTCCCCGCTCAGCGACTCCGCAATCCGCGCCGTGAACAACTCGACGACCTCCGACCGCCCtacttctcctcctccctctGCGCCGATTCATTCGCACGGCCTACCCTCCCTTTCTTCCCCGTTTTCTACTCCCTCCGGCGGCATTGATGGTAGTCTTCGTGATGGCGGTGGAATGGCGGGAGTCAAAGCGGAGCCGGATGATGAGACAATGAACGGGTCCGAAGGTCATCAGACTGATCTCAGACGGCAGTCTGCTGCAAGTGCGCTGCTGGCCCAGCTTCTTGGCAATCAATCAACAGAGCAACCGTTGTCCGCCGACGTTGATCAATCTCTTTATCAGTTTCGAGGAGAACAGATACAGCAATCAGTATCGGCGCCGCCAGCTGAACCATTCACCCCCAATGCCCCAGGAGAGAGTCATAACAATGCGCATTCGGCAGGTGGTGATACCCAGATGCCAGATTATCCACCATTGCCGTCAACAGAGGATATTGGCAGGGATCATCACTCTGCGCCTGCTGAGCAGGCCTCGGGACACGATCAGTTTTCGGTCCCCGCTGACTTAAGCCAGCAGGATGAACAACATGTAGATGCAGATGCGCAAGGGCCATTTACTACTAATCCCGATGGCACCGAAGCCAATATTTTTTTACAACCACCGCCGAAGACGTCCGATTCCTCTGCGATAGAAAGCCTTACGGATCCTTTATTAATGGCGAAAACGAATCTCGACCAAGGCGATTACTTTAATGGACCGTTCGATATCGCTGCCGATCCCAAGACGCCCTTTGGCGATCTAGAACAGAATGAGATGCTGACCGCAGCCTATCTCTCCCAGGGTGCAGATCTGTCGGCTCTGGGGTTATCGGGTGATCCGCTGCAGCAGGATGGCACCGGTTCGGTCGCCGGATCAGAACCTCGCATTCAGGCCTTTGCGAAATTGGAGTTCGACGATGGGCATTTCTACTGCAATACTTATTCGTTTATCCTTGGACGTGATGTACGGGCAGCTCGTGCAGCTCATCAGCGGGAGTTTCAGGTCAGACAGGCAATGCGCAATTCAAGACCAAAGAGTTCAAGCGGTGGCAACGCTTCACATACGCCGATTCGCGTCAAGCACGAGGGCAGTGGCATTCTTGGGAGTGTGGTCAGCGACCGCGGCGGGATCATGGGCTTCGACCCCGAAGTACCGTCCCGTCGTCCCATGAGCCGGAGATCGTCCAATTCGTCCTTTGGTGAATCGGGTCCTCCGTTACTAGCAACTCCAGCCCAACTACAATCGACAGACTACAACGCCCTTGCCATGCAATCGCTCAACGAGGAAAGCAATGATGCGAAACCCGTCGATGCCCTGGCTCTGCTGCCTTCCCCCGATTCTTGTCCTACCATCCCTATTCATCCCCCGGCCACCGTGGACGGCAGCGCGGCTGGTCATCGAGGTATTTCTCGGAAACATGTTAAGATCGCATACAACTTTGACAAAAGCCTTTTTGAGATGGAAGTTATGGGAAGAAATGGTGCTTTTATCGGAGCGGATTGGTTATCGCCTAGTCAGATCAGGCCTTTACATAGCGGCGATTACATCCAGATTGGAGGTGTGCGCATTCGCTTTTTACTGCCTGATGTGCCCATTGGCGAGACAGGAGCCGAGCGAACGGAGGAACAACAGATGGAAGACGACGAAAACGCAATTGCATCATTCGATGTCGAAGACACCAATGCAGATGGGACCGAGAAGCTTGGGAGCGATGCATCGGAGAAGAGGGATTCTTCGAAAGCGGCGCGACTTGTTCTTAAGACCAAGGACGCTGACTCCTCGCAAGCAATACAGTCATCCATTGAAGGTGATGGTCAACAGCCCGTGCGTCGTCGCGGGCCAGGGCGACCTCCGAAGGATGGGATCATGTCCAAGCGAGAACGCGCAGAACTTGCCAGAGAGCAGAAGCTGGCCGCGAAACGCGAAGCCAACGGCGGAGTCACTCCACCTCCTCCGAACAGACCAAAAGCCGGCAAGACGCCTGCTGGTCCTCGCGATTCCATCAGTGCGGCTAGCGGCCAGGGTGCTGTGTCCGCAAGTCTTCCTGCCGTTCCTACTCCTGGTGCCCCTGTGGCCGGTGGTGCTGAATCACCTGGTTCTAAGCCAGAAAAGCGAAAGTATAccaagaggaagaaggcagATGGCACGCTTATGGACACTCCACTTCCGTCCACAGAGGGTGGCAGCCAATTTCCTATGGAGCAGCGTCCGGAAGAATTTATTAAGGCTCCGCCTctcaagaagcgcaagccaTCACGGTCACCGTCGCCAAACTACCCACCCGAATCCGCGTACACGCCCGAGGATCTGGCCAAGCCACCATATAACTATGCTGTGCTTATCTTTGATGCTCTCACGGATGCTGGTACACCGATGACGCTCAAGCAGATCTACCGTGCGTTGAAGTTGAAATACCCATATTTCCGATTCAAGTGTGAAACGGAGGGCTGGACATCAAGTGTTCGTCACAACCTGAACGGCAACAGCCATCTGTTCATGCATGCGGAACGAGATGGCAAGGGATGGTCATGGCAGCTCCGGCCTGGCGCGTCGgtcgaaaaggaaaagaagagacg from Aspergillus chevalieri M1 DNA, chromosome 2, nearly complete sequence includes:
- a CDS encoding cyclic nucleotide-binding domain-containing protein (COG:T;~EggNog:ENOG410PGW3;~InterPro:IPR014710,IPR000595,IPR018488,IPR018490;~PFAM:PF00027); this translates as MFPFPPSIDWILPCSNLASDFLPEPFPFLSSLPAIYVAPSQPLTPLVVRAAGVVSSPALFSSNMADNSSFPGTNPFLKVSSNSSKGDSSPVFQQISEEDEYEVTSPTDATFKSANVGASSGTAYGGNSRDEEAAARASDTGIRFGRSPFSQDGDDDNDTFGKAPEPTRPSGLDPGFPSNYALGRRTSVSAESLNPTSAGSDSWTPPHHPKSEEQLSRLRTAVSGNFLFAHLDDDQFKTVLDALVEKPIPAKDIKVITQGDAGDYFYVVEKGSFDFYIHPSGSVQPGPDGMGNKVSSTGPGGSFGELALMYNAPRAATVVSVEPKSTLWALDRITFRRILMDSAFQRRRMYEAFLEEVPLLSSLKPYERSKIADALDAIKYSAGSTIITEGDPGDAFYLLESGEAEAFKEGEEGSVKDYKRGDYFGELALLDDKPRAASVVAKTDVKVARLGRDGFKRLLGPVEKILRRTEYGSRPNTATSTS
- a CDS encoding uncharacterized protein (COG:S;~EggNog:ENOG410PNNI;~InterPro:IPR006620,IPR005123;~PFAM:PF13640;~go_function: GO:0005506 - iron ion binding [Evidence IEA];~go_function: GO:0016491 - oxidoreductase activity [Evidence IEA];~go_function: GO:0016705 - oxidoreductase activity, acting on paired donors, with incorporation or reduction of molecular oxygen [Evidence IEA];~go_function: GO:0031418 - L-ascorbic acid binding [Evidence IEA];~go_process: GO:0055114 - oxidation-reduction process [Evidence IEA]), giving the protein MPPKNKSKKDTQPNLKPTANSNGNNTSNGRNLINWPPLRPLVPPSDLSLIPLLHDQIYLIPNYFTANLCKTYISFLASLPLTTTPGKPKKDEAVRVNDRFQIEDAVFAEMLWNSTALRELVLTGRMEDDDYDQDEGEKRRSVKEMWGGEPLGLNSNIRVYRYKPGQFFAQHYDDANTVTFENKQTAPIQARTTWTLLIYLSNCTGGETVFYPEPSRWNRNPEPISVDPGMGMALLHRHGDRCMLHEGKEVLNGEKWVLRSDLVVER
- a CDS encoding carbohydrate-binding module family 48 protein (COG:S;~EggNog:ENOG410PXEX;~InterPro:IPR013783,IPR032640,IPR014756;~PFAM:PF16561), producing MGSFTFRWPYNGNEVFVTGTFDDWGKTVRLDRVGDVFEKTISLPETDEKIQYKFVVDGNWITDSSTPQESVGGNINNVLYRDQIKDTSTITDIPQLAGAAVMSGVTPDSSTAALAANVPKESEKQASTLSSAAPESTTANLAKQVPSENRNNEGVPGSFPDTPATEAETFSVNPIPASSGASNPIKLKPGEKVPDPNTTHSNTVQSTVRTDPAGYEQDPSGSLAGLPTATNPAASHSNPTGGRRQSKIIPESGLPVDGESIGLTDTGVTIETATPSATTVGLASAVPLESQKQNSTSGAGAVSEVPDRVKNSISEAHRDPEAAADKGAVEEKKEFEDELKRKVKPSEAGGTPAPTTTAATTETAPAATGGASQSGELSPRSPSPSEPTVTTGIASAKAPEASNATGVSSPLSAGPTVTTGPAESKAPEVSSPKDNSAAEGAGAATGAEDKDIGKAVSEGTRTDTREHSSLTGPPRKSGSTSGPAAGAGQAGTKSSEPKQDGFKLGESKQTGAGDTSATNGNGNGTVRKDYADQAQGKANDVAKEQKKKHRGSGLFQKLKEKFK
- a CDS encoding uncharacterized protein (COG:S;~EggNog:ENOG410PZ5B), producing the protein MAVPFIPIFPICFQCGTDQNPCRCKVVGPTIGFVVTIVAAVVCYPASLFCGCCMTKTGKDVLAYPVKLNAQVSDLIPI
- a CDS encoding uncharacterized protein (COG:S;~EggNog:ENOG410Q1CQ), yielding MTRTIYLALFNNGPKPAHYAIWIPKLNPDILGKLIQVDGNPATGFHLQFVRNYNIASDTLSEYKLTPLAEVDDKYVADPAGTERSIDTTARDRLESVATVVKPPGRSAKPFDSEAPNCQNWLYKYVQKLIKEGFVESSAGLVVQDAPKVFEKA